The genomic region CCCTCCCTCTCCCGCGCCAGCGGGGGAGGGCCGGGGAGGGGGCGCGCCGGCTACAGCTCCGCGACGATCGTCCCGTCGGGCAGGGAGTAGGCCCGGCTCATGATCGGGGTGTTGAAGGCGAAGCCGGCGGGGCCGTTCGGGCCGAGGATGATGAGGCCGCCCTCGCCGTCGAGCCGCTCCCCGACCTCGTGGATGGCGAGCTGCGCCGCCTCGGCCGCCGTGGCGCCCTTGCCGACGAGGTCGGCGGCGTGGCGCGCGACCGTGAGCTGGATGAACCGCTCGCCGTGGCCGGTGCCCGAGACGGCGGCGAGCCGGTCGTCGGCGTAGGTGCCGGCGCCGATGAGCGGCGTGTCGCCGACCCGTCCCGGGAGCTTCATCGCCATGCCGCCGGTCGAGGTGGCGGCGGCGAGGTGCCCGGCGCGATCCCGCGCCACCGCGCCCACGGTGCCGGTCTTGGTGCCGGGGGCGCCGAGCTTCGCCGAGGCCTCCCAGCGAGCCCGCTGCGCGGCGGTGCGGAGGGCGGCGTTCTCCACCGCCGGGATCCCCACGTCGCGCGCGAAGCGCGAGGCGCCGGGCCCGGCGAGGAGCACGTGGCTCGACCGCTCCATCACGAGCCGGGCCAGCGACACCGGGTTCTTCACGTCCTTCACCGCGGCGACCGCGCCGCAGCGCAGGGTGGCGCCGTCCATGATGGCGGCGTCGAGCTCCGCGTCGCCGTCGGCGTTGAGGGCGGCGCCG from Anaeromyxobacter paludicola harbors:
- a CDS encoding isoaspartyl peptidase/L-asparaginase family protein, with protein sequence MQNHRAPAIIVHGGAGNLGADDPASSGAPDAPRLVGVRRAAEEGYRILAQGGSALVAVEAAVRILEDDPTYNAGTGAALNADGDAELDAAIMDGATLRCGAVAAVKDVKNPVSLARLVMERSSHVLLAGPGASRFARDVGIPAVENAALRTAAQRARWEASAKLGAPGTKTGTVGAVARDRAGHLAAATSTGGMAMKLPGRVGDTPLIGAGTYADDRLAAVSGTGHGERFIQLTVARHAADLVGKGATAAEAAQLAIHEVGERLDGEGGLIILGPNGPAGFAFNTPIMSRAYSLPDGTIVAEL